In Proteus vulgaris, one DNA window encodes the following:
- a CDS encoding YceI family protein codes for MFKKALLGLTAGALLFNASTALAADYTIDKQGQHAFVQFRIQHLGYSWLYGTFKDFDGTFSYDKEDPSKDKVDVVIKTGSLDTNHAERDKHLRSADFFNVSKYPEARFVSTNVTREGENYVVVGDLTLNGVTKPVSLNAKLIGEGTDPWKGYRAGFEATGKVNLKEFNIKSDLGPKSQEAELIISVEGVKKA; via the coding sequence ATGTTTAAGAAAGCTTTATTGGGTTTAACAGCAGGTGCGTTGTTATTTAATGCGAGCACTGCTTTAGCCGCAGATTATACTATTGATAAACAAGGTCAACACGCATTTGTACAGTTTCGTATCCAACATTTAGGCTATAGCTGGTTATATGGCACATTTAAAGATTTCGATGGTACTTTTAGTTATGACAAAGAAGATCCATCAAAAGATAAAGTTGATGTTGTGATCAAAACAGGAAGTTTAGATACAAATCATGCTGAGCGCGATAAACATTTACGTAGTGCTGATTTCTTTAATGTGAGCAAATATCCTGAAGCACGATTTGTATCAACCAACGTTACTCGTGAAGGTGAGAACTATGTAGTGGTTGGTGATTTAACATTAAATGGTGTGACTAAGCCTGTATCATTAAATGCAAAATTAATTGGCGAAGGAACGGATCCTTGGAAAGGTTACCGTGCTGGTTTTGAAGCAACAGGTAAAGTAAACCTAAAAGAATTTAATATTAAATCAGATTTAGGGCCAAAATCACAAGAAGCTGAACTAATTATCTCAGTTGAAGGTGTAAAAAAAGCGTAA
- a CDS encoding cytochrome b, producing the protein MEWRNNTSRYGYLSLLLHWVSALTVYGMFALGLWMVTLGYYDNWYHSAPEIHKSIGILLFIILIVRVIWRWISPPPKALGSYSKFTRISAHIAHMLLYLILFSILISGYLISTADGQAISVFEWFSVPAIFTGGAEQADFAGDIHLYLAWSVILLSLLHVAGALKHHFIDKDVTLKRMLGMRTK; encoded by the coding sequence ATGGAATGGCGAAATAACACTTCTCGCTACGGGTACTTGTCACTCCTTTTGCATTGGGTGTCAGCACTTACTGTCTACGGTATGTTTGCTTTAGGATTATGGATGGTGACGCTAGGTTATTATGATAATTGGTATCATTCAGCACCTGAAATACATAAAAGTATCGGTATTCTTTTATTTATCATCCTAATAGTACGTGTGATATGGCGTTGGATATCACCACCACCTAAAGCATTAGGAAGCTACAGTAAATTTACTCGCATTAGTGCTCATATCGCGCACATGCTCTTATATTTAATTTTATTTTCTATTCTCATTAGTGGTTATTTAATCTCCACTGCTGATGGTCAAGCGATATCTGTATTTGAATGGTTTTCTGTACCCGCTATTTTTACAGGGGGAGCCGAGCAAGCAGATTTCGCCGGTGATATTCATCTTTATTTAGCATGGTCAGTTATTTTGTTATCACTATTACATGTGGCTGGTGCCTTAAAACATCATTTTATTGATAAAGATGTAACGTTAAAACGCATGCTAGGAATGCGAACTAAATAG